Proteins from a single region of Coregonus clupeaformis isolate EN_2021a chromosome 35, ASM2061545v1, whole genome shotgun sequence:
- the crb3a gene encoding protein crumbs homolog 3a: MALLPDMTAWPGLLAGSVLLLVLGSNPVRVMGDNTTNGLPSNTTAPGPNIAAIVAPTVILGLLAIASAVLAWLFCVVRKKRQSEGTYRPSAEEQTGAHSVETPDALKLPKEERLI; this comes from the exons ATGGCACTGCTCCCAGACATGACGGCCTGGCCTGGTCTCCTGGCTGGGAGTGTCCTACTACTGGTCCTGGGGAGTAATCCTGTCCGGGTTATGG GGGACAACACAACTAATGGATTACCCTCTAACACAACTGCCCCA GGACCCAACATTGCAGCTATTGTGGCCCCGACTGTTATACTGGGGCTGCTGGCCATAGCATCTGCTGTGCTAGCGTGGCTTTTCTGCGTGGTGAGGAAGAAGAGGCAGTCTGAGGGGACGTACCGGCCCAGTGCTGAGGAGCAGACAGGGGCCCACAGTGTTGAGACACCAGACG